From one Lolium rigidum isolate FL_2022 chromosome 4, APGP_CSIRO_Lrig_0.1, whole genome shotgun sequence genomic stretch:
- the LOC124708548 gene encoding auxin-responsive protein SAUR32-like — protein sequence MPHRQQGAPKGCVTVRVGAEGEEQRRFAVPLGHLSHPLFAELLEEAEREYGFRHQGAIAIPCQVDRFVQVESVIDRDLGDHRHLVDLDNCGATVTAGHGHGHLPRFVGCFRD from the coding sequence ATGCCGCACCGGCAGCAAGGGGCGCCCAAGGGGTGCGTGACGGTCCGGGTGGGCGCCGAGGGCGAGGAGCAGCGCCGGTTCGCGGTCCCGCTGGGCCACCTCAGCCACCCACTCTTCGCCGAGCTGCTCGAGGAGGCCGAGCGCGAGTACGGCTTCCGGCACCAGGGCGCCATCGCCATCCCCTGCCAAGTCGACCGCTTCGTCCAGGTCGAGAGCGTCATCGACCGCGACCTCGGTGACCACCGACACCTCGTCGACCTCGACAACTGcggcgccaccgtcaccgccggacATGGCCACGGCCACCTGCCGCGCTTCGTCGGCTGCTTCCGCGACTGA